The genome window ATGCGCTTATTTGCCTtaggagaaaaaaacaaatgaatccaatttcccccctcccccccccccccagcgaacAATGGGACACCTCGCAGGATGTGGGGCACTCAGATGGGCGCGAGGTGATCTTAGCACTTACTGATGAGAGAGAAAGGGTTTGCAATGGATTTCATTGACTTTTATAGGTAGGGAGGGGTTTTCACGTGGCAGGAGAAAGGGTCTGGAGGGAAAATTGCCAAATCATGTTCTTCTGCATGGAGCTGAtatggggggggatgggggttgtGTTATGTACCCCAGAATCGTAAAGAGATATAGGAAAGAGGGAGAAACGAGACGTGCgttcttttggggttttttttatcatGTATCAAGAAGGCCTAAAAGATTGTTGGAAAAGGTGgtggtttgcttgttttttaaagttagaaACTCGGGTTTTTTCTACCCTGGGTGTCTATGGCTGTCGGGTGAGCTAGTGACATGATGACATCACAGGGTATAAAAGACCGAAAGCTGCACCCACCGAGAGGGGCAGGATTTCTACTCAGCCTGTTTGCAACTTTCTTTATGTTAAGGTCTCTTTAACTCCAATGTCCAGTGCACACTCGGGAGAAAGGACTTCTTTGTTAAAAGGTTGCTTATTGGTGCCCaaaaaatttatttaaaagcaCACAACTTGGCATTCCTCCCCAAGCCCTTTGGCGCTCCTGCCAGCTTACCAATATCTGTCTCTATGAGatcattttttaaatcatcacaGTAGCAGCCCCTTTTAGCTAAGAAGACTCAAAGCACTAATATCAGTGGCACCCATCTGAATGTCCCACAGCCTAGTGCTGGAACTCTGTGGCCCTTCCCCTGTCTAGCCACATAGATTTGTAGGACCAGAAGAGaccccgagaggtcatctaggccagtcccctgcactcatagcaggactaagtattatctagaccatccctgacaggtgtttatccaacctgctcttaacaatctccagtgatggagattccacaacctccctaggtaatttattccagtgcttcaccaccctgacagttaggaagtttttcctaatgtccaacctaaacctcccttgctgcaatttaaatccaTTGCATGGGCTTAAATTTTACATGGTAAACCCCAAACAGTTCTAACTTTTCCTTAAAGAGGAAAAGAGAATATAAGTTTTAGGGGACTTCTTTTACTGGCCCCACTGCCTGGAAGAAAGGACTCTGGGGTTTTTATCTTTATCTCTATGTATGTGTAAGAACAACTGCAACGAGAACGCGGCTTGCTTTGAGGCGCTTTCTTTAAAGATTCCCTTTTCTAGCAGGTAAGATCCTAGTTATTTTGTCTCTGTCTTAGGTACTtatctgtccccccacccccctcaccacAGTGTCTGAGCACTTCACGAGCTTTAATGGCTTTCTCCTCACAGCTCCCCTGGGAGGTCGGAAAGTATGGTGATCCCAGTTTCACAGCCAGAAACTGAGCTGCTacgtgagttgcccaaggtcacgcccAAAGTCTGTGGCACTCTCACTGTTGGACCATCCGTCCTTTCCCTCCTTGGTTTATAGCTGGAGCATCTCTGCAACAGTTAGAACCCGTCCTTAACGTGGAAAAAGTTCTGGGCCAAATTCCCTGCTGGTGCAATTCAGCAGAACTCCCCGGTCGCCGTGTCAATTTGCTTTAGCAAATCTATTCGGTTGTTTTAACAAGTCTATGGGGAATTCAAACATTGAGCCAGATCCGCAGCCGATAGAAATCAATGTAACATGAGCACAGGTTCTGTTTTAACCATCCTATAGCACTGAATAGTGAAAACGATACATCTGCTCCAGAATTCTACAGCCAGATGATTTACAAAATAAATGAAAGACAAGGATCTCCTTCTCTAGTCCATTGTGTAGGTTTTAAAGTAATTTCTTTAGAACCCCGTTGATCTGTTCCTGATTAAATTCGATACAGGGCTTTTTCCGTAAGGGTTGGAAAGACCAGAAACTTGCATCCATCCATCTGTttatttagaacataagaacgtccatacGGGGTCAGCCCAAtgggccagtatcctgtcttccgacagtggccaatgccaggtgcttcagagaatgACCAGAACAGTTAATCATCGAGTTATCCATCccgttgtccactcccagcttctgacagtcagaggcttTGGGACACCTACAATATGGGGTTGCTCCCTGACCCTCTGGGCTattagccattggtggacctattctCCGTGAACgaggttcttttttgaaccctattatcattttggccttcacaacatcccttggcaatgagttccacaggttgactgtgcgttgtgtgaagaaatgcttcctgtttgtttgttttaaacctgctgcctattcatttcattgggtgtccCCTGGTTCTTTTGTTAGGTATGTGAGGCACCCacccagtattcagaggaaacattaagaacagtcccacttcgacACAATGTGAAgccgtaaataacacttccctgttctttttctccacagcagtcatggTTTCATGGAACTCTACagtatcccccccttagtcgtctcttttccaagctggaaagtcccagtcttattaatctctcctcatatggcagctgttccatccccctaatcatttttgttgccattctcggtttcttttccaattctaacaaaGCCATTTTGAGCTGGGACGACCAGAACGGCACGCAGTAGTCAAGGTGCACTACGGCATTCACGGTGTAAAGCATCCGGGTGCGCACACCTTGACTACTGCTTATACCGCCGCAGTCACTGTTGTTTCCGAGACCCTGCTCGTCAGAGATAGTTAGGTGTGTAACTCCTACTGGGTGCCTTCCAGATGTTATGGGCTGAACCTCACAAACACGTCTATGGGACAGAGACGTGAACCCATGACAGGGGGCACCAGAaccgggggagggcgggggcagggggccatgGCTCCCCCACTTTTAAAAAGTGGGAGCGCTATGCCCTCCCATTTTTTTACTGTCCGTAAGGGCAAGCaacagaggggaggggacagagaggagcgagcgggggggcggggtcttggggggaaAGGTGGTGCCAGGGTGGGGCCTTGATGGATGGGGCGgcacaggggtggggcctcaggggaagtggcagcacggggggggggggcacagtttGGGCACCAGTGGCCTCTCCCACCTTTAGGGACCTTCCACTGCTCCTGACCCACGACCTCCAGTTACCAGCCAGACGATTTGCACAAGGGTCTGCGGCAGACCCAGGAGCTGAACGCGGCTCTCTCGTGCTGTAAGTGAACATCTAACCACAAGAGCAGCCGGCCTGGGTGTGCAGCCCCCTCGCTGCTGGTTCAGGACACGGGGAACATCCTGCTTTCGATGACTTGCTGAgttgtgttctctctctcccaccccccacccccttatcaCCCGAACAGGGCCAGAGCAATTCCTCCAGCATGGGTGACTGGACGTTCGATGGCGATTTGTCTGATCTCTTCAAAGGCTACAATTACAGCGACTACAACACCATCAACCCCAGCGCCGCGGCCGCCCCGTGCAAGCCTGACAACCTGAACATTAACAAGTACGTGGTGGCGGTGGTTTACTGCCTGGTGTGCCTGCTCAGCCTGGTGGGTAACTCCCTGGTGGTGCTGGTCATCAGCTACAACCGGCAGAACCGCTCGGTGACCGACGTGTATCTCCTGAACCTGGCCATCGCAGACCTCCTCTTCGCCCTCACCTTGCCTATCTGGGCCATCTACCGAGCCCACGAGTGGATCTTCGGCACCTTCATGTGCAAAGCCATCTCGGTCCTGCAGGAGGTCAACTTCTACAGCGGGATCCTCTTGCTGGCCTGCATTAGCGTCGACCGGTTCCTCGCCATCGTCTATGCCACCCGGGCAGCCACCGAGAAGAGGCACTGGGTTAAATTTGTCTGCTTGGGCATCTGGGTTTTCTCCATCGCgctctccctgcccatcctccTCTTCCGCGAGGCCTTCTGGCCGCCGCACAGCGGCACGGTCTGCTACGAGCGGATTGGGGACGAGAACACGGCCAAGTGGCGGGTGCTGCTGAGGATCTTGCCCCAGACCTTTGGTTTCATCCTCCCCTTGCTGATCATGCTCTTCTGCTACGGGGTCACGGTGAAGACCCTCTTCCAGACCAAGAGCAGCCAGAAGCAGAAGGCCATGAAGGTCATCTTGGCCGTGGTGCTGGTCTTCTTGGTCTGCTGGCTGCCCTACAACATCACGCTGGTGGTAGACACCATGATGAGGACCCGTGCCATCGCTGAGACCTGCCACCGGCGGAACCAGATCGACGCAGCCCTGTCTGTCACCCAGATTCTGGGCTTCACGCACAGCTGCATCAACCCGCTCATCTATGCCTTCATCGGGCAGAAGTTCCGAAACAGCTTCCTTAAGATCTTGGTCTACCACGGCTTCGTCAGCAAAGAGTTCGTCTCCCGCTACGGACGGGGGTCCTCCTTTGCCTCCACCTCTGGCAACACCTCCACCACCCTGTGACGGCCACGCGACTCCTCCACTCACCGGGGATAGCGTCCCACCACTGCTAGTGTCAACGGCCGGCCTCAGCTTCTCACGGTGATCAGGACCACACAGATTCTGCTAGCACTATAGCCTCAGTTTACCAAGCCAACCAACACCGTCCAAACTCTTTTACCCAGCAGAGATCATTATGCAGATTACAATTATGCAGAACACAGCAGCAAAAAGCAGCCACCTCTTCCCGGGATAATGCTATGAAGATCCTTCAACCCCTCCCTACAAGAGAATCAGATTGTTTGGGTCACgcccattaaaaaaataattaacaacTCCAGACAATCCAAGGCTGCATTTCTCTCCGCGGCATCCCGAGTTCCCAGTCCCCTCGCACAGTGGGCTTTAGGAACGACATCAGAAAAACTTCCCTTCCCGCAAAGGCGTGTAGAACGGAGAGTCAGAGTGCGGGGTGGAGGTAGCCGTCAACGTTAGCGGCTATAAACTAAGACTGGAGATATATTGTGCTAGCAGGaatattgtccttaactctgcccttgcaGCTCCATCAACCTTTTACGTGCATTTTACATATTTCACATGGAGAACCGAGTAttgttctatatattttttttaggtGCAGAATTGAAAAATGTAATTTACCAAACCGTGCCTGCATAACTGTGGTCACCCCGACATTGGATTTGCGATCGTACGTTAAGACACTAAGAGATGCTGGTTTAATAGGAAGGAGAGCGCTTCATGAGGAAGGATTAGGGGGTGTTTGAACATTAGCTTTACATCTGTTGATTGTATCATGAACATGGAATCGTTTTACTGAGTAGACAAGGATTGCTAGTTGGACGGGCTTAGATAGCTATGCTGATATGTTACCATGATAGGTACTGTAGTGAAACCGTAGCTAGCTAGATAAGATGTTTGATATTGGACTTGTTGAAGTGTCTTTACATTTGTGTGCAGTTATGACCTTTTGGATAAATTAGAATAAGGCaggaaagttgtttttaaaatacagttgTGACAAAAGTTCCATGTGGTTTCAATAAGGTTTACTTTCAATTTTAGTGGTGAAAACCGGGGCTTGTCATCAGCGTTTTTCACTTCTAAAAATATCGATAATAAACTCTTGACTTCTACAGTTTCAGATCCCGGACCCTTTGCGCGTTAGATGGCAAATATGTTGTCATCCAGAGTTTCAAACATTAGAGGCAAAAACTTTGGGTGTCTAAAACTTGAGGTGACAAAATAGACTCACCAGCAaactttagtctggagaagagaagactgagaggggacatgagaacagttttcaagcacataaacagttgttagaaggaggagggagaaaacttgttctcattaacctctgaggacaggacaagaagcaatgggcttaaattgcagcaagggaggtctaggttggtcattaggaaaaacttcctaactgtcagggtgattaagcactggaataaattgcctagggcataggcgccaactttgtCAGGCGCCGGTGGGTGACTGCACCCCTGCCcgtttccctgcccctggcctgccccgactccaccccatccccaccactggccccgcccccattctaaCCCATCcacaaagtccccgccctaactctgccccctccctgcccctattggatgcCTTCCCCAATTCCCCgctccggccccgcctcttcccccagcgcactgcgttccccctcctctcccctccctccctgccccgcgaatcagctgtttcgcggcgcaagcgctgggagggagtggggagaagcaggacatggCAGCgtgtgcttcccacagcgagtccgccgcggcggggtcctggggaagccagagggtcctgcacccccacttctcagtcagacgtgactctcagccagccagtaacacagaggtttattagatgacaggaacacggtctaaaacagagcttgtaggtacagcggcgaacggcacccctcggccgggtccattatggggttcagagagccagacacccacccatgtctgccctcactcctagtccccaggtagctccaactctcaaacctcctccagcccctccttctcccggctttgtctctttcctgggccaggaggtcacctgatctctttgttcacctttagctatttctttgggggggggggggaaggggccctggccatttgttgccagggagacagagtgtcagtgatttatgcacactggcctttcccccTCACCTacagacttaagaaatgcataggggaaactgaggcacccacacaatattcagaggaaacattaagaacagtcccacttcctcaCAGGGTGCGTGTACAGAACTAGACGCCTATGGAGCCAACCCTCATGCCTCACCCCCTCGCCATCCTCCATGGCCCTGCATCCCAGCGACCCGGCCCCTGGCACgggtttgtggggaggggggttggtagCTGCCCACAGAGAAGGGTGTGGGAAGTTCTCCTTTCCCCTGGCTCTGCTCTGGGGATGGTGGGGACTGGAAGCCTGCAGGAGTCTGTAGGTCTCAGCTTGACACTAGCCGGCCTTCTGGTCCCACCCTGAGGGGTGCCAGCTATTCCGCTGGGCTGAGGTGGGTCATGCCCAAGGAGCTGCGCTGATTTGCCCTAGCCGAGGCTCTGGCCATGGGTACTTCCCTATTTGCTCTGTTCCCAGGGCACGTTCTGTACGAGACGTCATGTTCCCGCTCCTCAGCGCTGTGTTGTGCGTGGCTGCTGCCCTCCGCCCCAGAGATGACTGCATTTCAGGGTAGTTGTGTAAAGCACTAGAGCAAAaagccggtgtgtgtgtgtgatttcagaAGCGTCTCATTTCCAGGGCAATGAAGCCATCGTTACCCAAGAGTCCCTGGCCAAGGCAGCACATCCTGTGCCTCTGAGAGAGACTCCCCTCCTCACGTCCCGTAAGCTGCTGGCGTCATCCTCCCAATGCAGCCGAGCCCACGGCTATTAGCCTGGCGACACGctcccagagcagagagaggccacagagagcagggccaggaaAGACCACTTCACCCAGCCACACCCCCTGCAACCATCTTTGATTTCCATAATTTATTCATCCCAGGATGCTTTTGTGCCCCCGCGCTAGCCCTCAGGCGGATTACATACGCCCTTGGAAATGGCACAGAGCGCCAGGCTGGTACGGCCTGGAGGGCTGTATGCTGTCGGTGcaaatgggtgggggtgggaacagGTGGCCGGGGCTCACCCTGACCGTAAGACAACTGATGAGACTAAGAACAAGCCAGTACCATTACTCTACTCCAGGGGTTttcaaacgtttgtactggtgactcctttcacacagcaagcctctgcgtgtgaccctccccccttataaattaaaaacacttttttatatatttaaccccattataaatgctggaggcaaagcggggtttggggtgaaggctgacagctcacaaccccccatgtaataacctcatgccCCTCTGAGCGggcccgacccccagtttgagaactcctgctctaCTCTCTACAACAGAGGACAACCTGCTACGGCTTCTGGGGAGACATCCGGCACCTACAGCGttccaggggcagggccggctccaggcttggggcggccaacggagaggggcggcacctccgGGTTTtgggcagcaattcggcggcgggtccctccgtccctctcggagtgaaggacccgtcaccgaattgctgccaaagaatagaatgaagcggcggtagtaGAGCTGCTGCCAAtcccgcctccccccgccccctgcttggggtggcaaaaatgctggagccggccctgtccagggggggaggagaggtttTTTGAGCCCCTTTTTGTTAGGTCTTAATTCTTACCAAGGGTCCCCCCTGCTGATGTCAGTGCCCGTTAGTTGTGTCCTGTGAAAAGCTCGAGTAACTCCCCTGGAGAGCATTGTGGGTGTCCAAAGGGGCTGTGGTTTCATTTGGCCGCAGTGCGGAACAGGCCAGGAATGGCGCCGGGCAGCGGAGATGACCCGAAAGAAATTAATAtcttgattctcctctcccttccggTCGACAGCAGGGACGGGTTGGGAGCTGCTGCCTATTCGCACCAGTGGGGAAGGGAATCGAGCCCCCCCCGGCTGTCTCTGCACAAGCCTCTCACAGAGCGATGCCCTGCCTTGGCTAACCCAGACGGTGGCAACCACGGGATGGCTAGTATAGCCAAGCTCCAGGCAACCTCCCGGACAGCCTCTGTCCTGTCCTTCTGTTCCCGCGCTGGAtttccagaggggctggggaaagaCGAAATAGCCACCCCTAGGGGAGGTCCATTGACGGGGCATGGACCCAGGAACCTCCTGGGCTCGCCCGGCTGTCCAGGGCTCAGAGGACAAGCCCATGGCAATCAGGGCTGAAGCCTGGCCATGCAGATGGGGGggtccagcccccttcccccaaccccagctctgtGCAAAGGGGCGCCCAGGTGGAGAATGGTTTGTGACTGGCCACAGCGGGCCCCGGGCtgtccaccacacacacacacacacacttggcagctgggctgtgggcagCCACCTGGCTGGCACGGCGAGGGGCCAGGTGTCCGCCCCGCGCTGCAGGAGAAACACTCGGGCCGAGGCCTTGGGCAAtcggccaggagcagggcccccTTACACAACGCCGTGAACAGGAACTAGAGCCGCGGCTCTTCCTGTTGGAGTCTTGAGTAACCCCCGGCCCAGGGGCggtgaggagccgggggggaCTCAGGCTCAGGGATCCCACGGTGGCTGGGCTTCTGATTCAGGGCCAGGGCGAGCTGGGCCGGagcagtttggggaggggggcgcaggcCGGGGTGCAGCAGGTGCGGAAGGAGATGGGCAGAGAGTGAGGGATGGACGTGCTCATAGTGTCGAGCTGAAGCGTGGCCTGTATAGCGTGCTCCCTCTGCATTGCTTTGCACTCAGGTGCTGCCCATCCAGCCCTCCTGGGACGGGCACTGAACCATTCAGGGGGAGACGGGTTCCCCGGGCGCCGGGCCAGGGTAGGGACTAGCCCTGCGCTGGGGCCCCTGGATCGAACGGGTCTTCTCTAACGCCACGTTGCCCCGCTCTCTGCTGCTCCTAGACTGGTGACAGAGCAGGGCAGCTGGTACCAGGGCTACCAGCGCCGGGAAATCGGGGACCCTTTgcaaaccccacccccatcccccaagcTACAAAGCCCAAGGTTCAAGGGGTGGCATCTCCCCACTCCCACCGTGGGGATAGCTGGGCATAGGGGGTGTTGGTGGAGTTAGGGGACTGATGGTTACGCAGCAGGGGTACCCCCTGGGGGTTCAGGTTATTACTCCTGCGGGGATCGTCCACCGCCCCTCATGGGGATGGAGCCGGGAGAGCGAGCTTCATGCCACCCTGTTCCTGGCAGGGCGGGGGCTCCTGAGGTGGCAGggttggagctggccctggctggcaCCCACCTgggagaaccccccaccccaggcccggCTTTGTAGACGGTGACTTTGTCTGGCGCTCCTACCGTAGGCCCGCAGGAAGCCACAGCCGCGTCCAACAGGCCGGCTTCCCACTGCGAACAGGCAAGCTGGATTTGCCAAAAGGAGCCTTGAGGCTCAGGTGCCCGACTCCCATGGGATTCTAGAAAGTCTGCCACCCAACTCCCTTGGGCTCCTGGGACAATCCCAGAACCTCACGGGcgccctggcagggggctggcaggGTCCTGGCGCGGCATCGATCCCCTGGCAGGGCCCCGCTGGCACACCGGCGCGGGGATGGAAGGGTCCCATCCAATGATGCTCCCTTGGGCAGGATCCCGGTACATCGTGCCCTGGAGcgcaggaagcccagctctggATGCCCGCTGGCGCGATCAGGTGCCAGGGGGCGGAGGGTTTGCTCAGAGGatgccctgctgctgggctgggacaTGGGGGACAGGTTAAGAGGCTGGCCGGGCCTTCCCAACCCGCTCTGGGACTGGAGCCTGGCGCAGCCCCCGCGGGCCGGGGGAGGGCTGGTCTGTAACGGTGGCTGGGAACCCTCTTGCCCAACCAACCCCGTCGCAATTCGCTGCAATCGAGCCAGGAAACCTCGCTGGGGCTGTTGGCAAAGAgacatctcccctgcccctcccccctgtgcGTCACGTTGGGGgggcctcccagctgcagtgcagcatGGGGGGGACAGGCCTGGAGATGGGACACCGCACTGGGGGCAGCACCTGGCGCCTTCAGCCCTCGTCCAGACCAGCGTCTCTCGGTTTAACCGGTGGAGCGCCACACCGTGCCTCCACCCCTCAAGCCAGCCTCTCCCCCTCGCTGGCCCTGACCCCTGGGGCGCCCACAGGGAACGACCCCCGGCCCTTCAGCATTGACAGCACAAGCCCCTGCCCCCGGAGCTAAAGGATGCGCTCCCTCAGCTGTGAGTAAGTAGCAGGCTGTTATCACCCCTGTGGCCATGTGAGCCAAAGCCCGGGATGTCGAGGGGTTTTGGATCGGGGGAGGCAGGCCCCTGCACTCCATGGGCTTCAGTGCTAGACGTGGGCAGCCATGACTAGGTCGAAACAGCGCCTTGGTGCTGAACCGCCCCCCTCCCGGCGcatcagagccagccctgccgccTCCTCCGACAGAACCAAGCGTCTCTGGCCCGCGCCCGCCAGCCCCGCTCTGCGGCAGGGAGCCGCCCCCCACAGTTCCAGCTGCAGCATCCCTGGGGGAGCCAGAAGACCCTTCCCgtcagggcctggggcagaccTAACGCACGcagccggcctggggttccaggAGTGGCAGCTTTCCTGGGAAATGGAGAGAACCTGGACTGGAAGCGCCGCGAGACAACACACAGAGGCCAGCTTTGCTCAGTGTAATTGCACATCAaagcccctgtggggcctggcctCCTTTTGTCACAGATCAGAGACCTTCACTAGCAGCCCTGCTCAAGCCACGAGTTTATGGACTGACCCGCTTCGTGAGCCGTCAGCAGGCTCCGAACCCGGGACCTTCAGCACCACAGCCCAGCCTCGTGCCGCCTGAACAACTCCgttagcagtagtaggctgttatcctctatgtgggccagccactagagggagctaAAATATGCACGGCTGCCATTCATTTTAAGGCGCCCCCAGGGCTGAAGGGCCTGGACCTGGCCGGGTCTCTGCACCGGAATGGTCTCCCCGGGCCAG of Chrysemys picta bellii isolate R12L10 chromosome 11, ASM1138683v2, whole genome shotgun sequence contains these proteins:
- the LOC101954115 gene encoding C-X-C chemokine receptor type 2-like — protein: MGDWTFDGDLSDLFKGYNYSDYNTINPSAAAAPCKPDNLNINKYVVAVVYCLVCLLSLVGNSLVVLVISYNRQNRSVTDVYLLNLAIADLLFALTLPIWAIYRAHEWIFGTFMCKAISVLQEVNFYSGILLLACISVDRFLAIVYATRAATEKRHWVKFVCLGIWVFSIALSLPILLFREAFWPPHSGTVCYERIGDENTAKWRVLLRILPQTFGFILPLLIMLFCYGVTVKTLFQTKSSQKQKAMKVILAVVLVFLVCWLPYNITLVVDTMMRTRAIAETCHRRNQIDAALSVTQILGFTHSCINPLIYAFIGQKFRNSFLKILVYHGFVSKEFVSRYGRGSSFASTSGNTSTTL